The Vallitalea okinawensis genome window below encodes:
- a CDS encoding polymer-forming cytoskeletal protein, with translation MLKKFRYDVNGSTLLMTVVVMMLLVVLSTVLITLSAAHFKISHAYNENSNEFYELDQQSEVILKHIDTELELAEKFAQEYISNELYKISDLSDNQLDQSIGTQSFNMSSLLKTIYDYELPKQDDATYLQLFNTDFNYQTYFHEKYIRDVVEQADLLKDEFDTSAPANAYFDLLEDYTQEIFNSIYFMVAKERLDDLLEDSSKPLEDYFTLTLDDNRGLGPDNRSMYEPDLIVEGKSDGVDESLKLKLQVIIPQYQVAPEISYKQFSTNPVWTNAIIASDYIDFTSGETEINGDLYAVGENSSQGVSVSSGANAVVKGNVYTPEDIVVQGNSSQLNVETYVDTMEVSYKKHLYSDTIDSLYYLEGVNGKNVTSTFGPEDDDGNKPYSIGEMDDKDFWYFNKDDEGGNVYCNNLKVGTAENAILEVENAWVFNDVIMNGTKDTFNRDSNLMINKILLGLNSEGAYGSSGIDPTKSSTVINNSFNKGGKITLNKYLITGLAFMPFDKLDGNSGNHYFRTVEGITSNNTEIFTEVYDTGDSSNPRYTLVTPQGEFDYYLEDYFGIISDDSELKDKFNVLDYDSDNNLDVETNIFINVDAPTHVIGYSTGAVLAHFKNGVGTYDASADYKKGGIIDLNTTYATLNEETIGNIKVTDFYNQKTTQFGLLDTSGKTTVTEFVKESHMNTVTSDYYIYKPSSTDALIDLSPGGEANKKFIYTDGSLPVRISGNTKGIIYCKGDLTIQGSGSFNGTIICDGNVTIASSGSGTDKLILNYDEQVIAKLLNSSSEVEEFFNEYTHGTPNIYKYKTATTGYFTEKKRYKINSWKWGE, from the coding sequence ATGTTAAAAAAATTTCGCTATGATGTTAATGGTTCTACCCTCCTCATGACAGTAGTGGTTATGATGTTACTAGTAGTTTTATCAACGGTATTAATCACTTTGAGTGCAGCACATTTTAAAATTAGCCATGCTTATAATGAAAATTCTAATGAGTTTTACGAATTAGATCAGCAGTCAGAAGTAATATTAAAGCATATTGACACGGAATTAGAATTGGCAGAAAAGTTTGCGCAAGAATATATAAGCAACGAACTTTATAAGATAAGTGATTTATCAGATAATCAACTTGATCAATCAATAGGAACTCAAAGTTTTAATATGAGTAGTTTGCTGAAAACAATATATGATTATGAGTTGCCAAAACAAGATGATGCTACTTATTTACAATTGTTTAATACTGATTTTAATTATCAGACATATTTTCATGAGAAGTACATTCGAGATGTAGTGGAACAAGCAGATTTATTAAAAGATGAGTTTGATACAAGTGCTCCTGCAAATGCTTACTTTGACCTCTTAGAGGACTATACTCAAGAAATATTTAACTCAATCTATTTTATGGTGGCAAAAGAACGTTTAGATGATTTATTAGAGGATAGTTCTAAACCTCTTGAGGATTATTTTACATTGACTTTAGATGATAATCGTGGTCTAGGTCCAGATAATCGTAGTATGTATGAACCAGATTTGATTGTTGAAGGAAAAAGCGATGGCGTAGACGAATCTTTAAAGCTTAAACTTCAAGTAATAATCCCGCAATACCAAGTAGCTCCAGAGATATCCTATAAGCAATTTAGCACAAATCCTGTTTGGACGAATGCTATAATTGCTTCAGACTATATCGATTTTACAAGTGGTGAAACTGAGATCAATGGTGATCTCTACGCAGTTGGTGAAAATAGTAGTCAAGGTGTTAGTGTTTCTTCAGGAGCCAATGCGGTAGTAAAGGGTAATGTTTATACACCTGAGGATATAGTTGTGCAAGGAAATAGTAGCCAGTTAAATGTAGAAACCTATGTAGATACCATGGAGGTGAGTTACAAAAAGCATCTATATAGTGATACTATAGACAGCTTATATTACTTGGAAGGTGTTAACGGTAAGAATGTCACATCAACTTTTGGACCTGAAGATGATGATGGTAATAAACCCTATTCTATTGGCGAGATGGATGATAAAGATTTTTGGTATTTTAATAAAGACGATGAAGGCGGTAATGTATATTGTAATAATTTGAAGGTAGGTACTGCTGAGAATGCAATTCTTGAAGTTGAAAATGCGTGGGTATTCAATGATGTCATCATGAATGGTACTAAGGATACTTTTAATAGAGACTCTAACCTAATGATTAATAAAATATTATTAGGATTAAACTCAGAAGGGGCTTATGGGAGCTCAGGCATAGATCCTACAAAGAGTAGTACTGTTATTAATAACTCATTTAATAAAGGTGGCAAAATTACTTTAAACAAATACCTCATTACAGGTTTAGCATTTATGCCTTTTGATAAATTAGACGGAAATTCGGGGAACCATTATTTTCGAACAGTTGAGGGTATAACATCGAATAATACAGAAATTTTCACAGAAGTCTATGATACAGGTGATTCTAGTAATCCAAGGTATACATTAGTTACTCCACAGGGTGAATTTGATTATTACCTTGAAGATTACTTTGGTATCATTAGTGATGATAGTGAATTAAAAGATAAATTTAATGTGTTGGACTATGATAGTGATAATAACCTGGATGTAGAGACAAATATATTTATTAATGTTGATGCTCCAACTCATGTTATAGGTTATTCGACCGGTGCAGTATTAGCGCATTTTAAAAATGGTGTTGGTACTTATGATGCATCTGCTGATTACAAAAAGGGTGGAATTATAGATCTGAATACAACCTATGCAACGCTGAATGAAGAGACGATAGGGAATATAAAGGTAACAGACTTTTATAATCAAAAAACAACTCAATTTGGCTTATTAGATACGTCGGGTAAAACCACAGTTACTGAATTTGTTAAAGAGAGTCATATGAACACAGTTACTTCTGATTATTATATCTATAAGCCTTCATCAACAGATGCGTTGATAGATCTATCTCCTGGTGGAGAGGCTAATAAAAAATTTATTTATACTGATGGTTCCTTACCAGTTAGAATATCAGGTAATACAAAAGGAATTATCTATTGCAAAGGTGATTTAACTATTCAAGGAAGTGGATCTTTTAATGGAACAATCATCTGTGACGGTAATGTTACAATTGCCTCATCTGGTTCAGGAACTGATAAGCTTATTCTTAACTATGATGAACAAGTCATTGCTAAGTTGCTCAACAGCAGTAGTGAGGTAGAAGAATTCTTTAACGAGTACACACATGGGACTCCTAATATCTACAAATATAAAACTGCAACTACAGGCTATTTCACAGAGAAAAAGCGTTATAAGATAAATTCTTGGAAGTGGGGTGAATGA
- a CDS encoding type IV pilus modification PilV family protein, whose translation MKLKKLIKDERGISLVELVCSLAVLSIITGTLLNMYIFSAQVEAKASARERALSISEEIAGFYDLAESISSFESILSANTSGAASGWQKDNTYSGIKYDKYFDYNWYKETNEAHQYYKGTIIIDNGTGATIKTKGTYTKEDCNISASNLINNTLIIEDFDSTQIKLIYGQEKLLNKSAIGNELVILIEGDHDLPMKNIESQVDIPVKILLYDKEHTLQKDNFTITNPGVGITITEDVQVGSDQNLQSISIEFFKKDDESYQVITKQNYKYGGL comes from the coding sequence ATGAAATTAAAGAAATTAATTAAGGATGAAAGAGGTATCTCCCTTGTCGAACTTGTCTGTTCTCTTGCTGTTTTATCTATCATCACAGGTACATTGCTAAACATGTACATCTTCTCAGCTCAAGTTGAGGCTAAAGCAAGTGCAAGAGAACGTGCATTAAGTATCAGTGAAGAGATAGCTGGTTTCTATGATTTAGCTGAAAGTATAAGCAGTTTTGAAAGTATTTTAAGTGCAAACACTTCAGGGGCTGCTTCAGGTTGGCAGAAAGATAATACCTATTCAGGAATTAAGTATGATAAATACTTTGATTATAACTGGTATAAGGAAACCAACGAAGCTCATCAGTATTATAAAGGTACAATTATCATTGATAATGGAACTGGGGCCACAATTAAGACAAAGGGAACTTATACCAAGGAAGACTGCAATATAAGTGCTAGCAATTTGATAAATAATACTCTAATAATAGAAGACTTTGACTCAACACAAATCAAGTTAATCTATGGACAAGAAAAATTACTTAACAAGAGCGCTATTGGGAATGAATTAGTTATCTTGATTGAAGGCGATCATGATTTACCAATGAAGAACATAGAGAGTCAGGTTGATATACCTGTAAAAATACTGTTATATGATAAGGAACATACGCTTCAAAAAGATAACTTTACTATAACGAATCCTGGAGTAGGTATAACTATCACTGAAGATGTACAAGTTGGAAGCGACCAAAATCTACAATCAATTTCTATAGAATTTTTTAAGAAGGACGATGAATCTTATCAAGTAATCACTAAGCAGAATTATAAATATGGAGGGCTATAG